The Micromonospora sp. WMMD961 genome has a segment encoding these proteins:
- the rsgA gene encoding ribosome small subunit-dependent GTPase A, whose amino-acid sequence MTIDLTALGWDAERAAYAERRPEQHPGRVARVDRGVCTVLTASGPVRASLGGAVLAAATRDPSALPCAGDWVLLTNWPDRRVTVEGVLPRRGALVRRTAGKDASGQVLAANLDAAAVVEPVHPEPDVGRIERLLSLAHESGARPLVVLTKVDLAADPAALARQLAAVAPGVPVLPVSAERGIGLDPLRAEVTPGRTLGLLGPSGAGKSSLVNALAGAVTMPTQAIRRVDGKGRHTTTWRALVPIPGGGAVIDTPGVRAVGLLDGAAGLDRAFADIAGLAEGCRYADCGHDGEPACAVREALHTGELSTRRWESWRRLQGEVAHESRRREARVAAERRGGWRSARRRTARPPTPGGY is encoded by the coding sequence ATGACGATCGACCTGACCGCCCTCGGCTGGGACGCCGAGCGAGCGGCGTACGCCGAGCGACGCCCCGAGCAGCACCCGGGTCGGGTGGCCCGGGTGGATCGGGGGGTCTGCACCGTACTCACCGCGTCCGGCCCGGTCCGGGCCAGCCTGGGCGGGGCGGTGTTGGCCGCCGCCACCCGGGATCCCTCCGCCCTGCCCTGCGCCGGGGACTGGGTTCTGCTCACCAACTGGCCGGACCGTCGCGTCACCGTCGAGGGGGTGCTGCCGCGCCGGGGCGCGCTGGTCCGGCGTACCGCCGGCAAGGACGCCAGCGGGCAGGTGCTGGCCGCCAACCTCGACGCCGCTGCCGTAGTGGAGCCGGTGCACCCCGAGCCGGACGTGGGCCGGATCGAACGGCTGCTGTCCCTGGCCCACGAGTCCGGCGCCCGGCCGCTGGTCGTACTGACCAAGGTCGACCTCGCGGCCGACCCGGCCGCGCTGGCCCGCCAACTCGCCGCGGTCGCCCCCGGAGTGCCGGTGCTGCCGGTCAGCGCCGAGCGGGGCATCGGGCTCGACCCGTTGCGCGCCGAGGTCACCCCGGGCCGCACGCTCGGCCTGCTCGGGCCCTCCGGCGCCGGCAAGTCGAGCCTGGTCAACGCCCTGGCCGGCGCCGTGACGATGCCGACGCAGGCGATCCGCCGGGTCGACGGCAAGGGTCGGCACACCACCACGTGGCGGGCACTCGTACCGATCCCCGGCGGGGGTGCGGTGATCGACACGCCCGGTGTGCGGGCGGTCGGCCTACTCGACGGCGCGGCCGGGCTCGACCGGGCGTTCGCCGACATCGCCGGGCTGGCCGAGGGCTGCCGGTACGCCGACTGCGGGCACGACGGCGAGCCCGCCTGCGCGGTACGTGAGGCGCTGCACACCGGCGAACTGTCCACCCGACGCTGGGAGAGTTGGCGGCGCCTGCAGGGCGAGGTGGCCCACGAGAGCCGACGGCGGGAGGCGCGGGTGGCGGCGGAACGGCGCGGCGGCTGGCGCTCGGCCCGACGCCGGACGGCCCGTCCGCCGACGCCCGGCGGCTACTGA
- a CDS encoding maleylpyruvate isomerase family mycothiol-dependent enzyme — translation MTTDPLLLMGEVDAATSRLLRTAASFDDADLAAASLLPGWTRGHVLAHLARNADGFVNLLTAARTGQALPMYASLKVRATDIETGSGRPPAEHLDDLRRSADLFAEAVAAMPAEAWAATVQARMGPWPAALLVWGRLREIEVHHLDLAADYRAADWSDTFAHRLLREAASHHATRPTAPAMVLRLDGSEHEVVIGDRDGAPIVAGPAPDLAAWLIGRADGVTLSVTPDGPLPTPPEWI, via the coding sequence GTGACCACGGATCCGCTGTTGCTGATGGGCGAGGTGGACGCGGCCACCAGCCGTCTGCTGCGTACCGCCGCTTCCTTCGACGACGCGGACCTGGCCGCCGCGTCGCTGCTGCCGGGCTGGACGCGCGGCCACGTGCTGGCGCATCTGGCGCGCAACGCCGACGGCTTCGTCAACCTGCTCACCGCGGCGCGCACCGGCCAGGCCCTGCCGATGTACGCCTCGCTGAAGGTCCGCGCGACGGACATCGAGACCGGTTCGGGCCGTCCGCCCGCCGAGCACCTGGACGATCTGCGGCGCAGCGCGGACCTGTTCGCCGAGGCGGTCGCGGCGATGCCGGCCGAGGCGTGGGCGGCGACGGTGCAGGCGCGCATGGGCCCCTGGCCGGCCGCGCTGCTCGTCTGGGGTCGCCTGCGGGAGATCGAGGTGCACCACCTCGACCTGGCTGCGGACTACCGGGCCGCGGACTGGTCGGACACGTTCGCCCACCGGCTGCTGCGCGAGGCGGCCAGCCACCATGCCACGCGGCCGACAGCGCCGGCTATGGTGCTCCGCCTCGACGGCAGTGAGCACGAGGTGGTGATCGGCGACCGGGACGGCGCCCCGATCGTCGCCGGTCCGGCCCCCGACCTCGCCGCCTGGCTGATCGGCCGTGCCGACGGCGTAACGCTCTCCGTCACCCCTGACGGTCCCCTGCCTACTCCACCGGAATGGATCTGA
- a CDS encoding MBL fold metallo-hydrolase, with product MTYSGDVTHGGAPAVRELDGLTISKLSVGPMDNNAYLLRCTSTGDQVLIDAANEAPRLLELVGDGGLTAVVTTHQHMDHWVALEEVVAKTGARALVHADDAAGLPIEAEHLSDGDTVSVGDCVLEVIHVKGHTPGSIALLYRDPAGTPHLFTGDSLFPGGVGNTDKDPDRFAALIDDVEHKLFDQLPDDTWFYPGHGKDSTLGAERPALPQWKARGW from the coding sequence ATGACATACAGCGGAGACGTCACGCACGGCGGAGCGCCGGCGGTACGCGAGCTGGACGGGCTCACCATCAGCAAGCTGTCGGTGGGCCCGATGGACAACAACGCCTACCTGCTGCGCTGCACGAGCACCGGTGACCAGGTGCTGATCGACGCCGCGAACGAGGCGCCCCGGCTGCTGGAGCTGGTCGGCGACGGCGGGCTCACCGCCGTGGTGACGACCCACCAGCACATGGACCACTGGGTGGCGCTGGAGGAGGTGGTCGCCAAGACCGGCGCCCGGGCACTGGTGCACGCCGACGACGCTGCCGGGCTGCCGATCGAGGCGGAGCATCTGTCCGACGGCGACACGGTGTCGGTGGGTGACTGCGTGCTGGAGGTCATCCACGTCAAGGGCCACACCCCGGGCTCGATCGCGCTGCTCTACCGCGACCCGGCCGGCACCCCGCACCTCTTCACGGGCGACAGTCTCTTCCCCGGTGGCGTGGGAAACACGGACAAGGACCCGGACCGTTTCGCGGCGCTGATCGACGACGTCGAGCACAAGCTGTTCGACCAACTGCCGGACGACACCTGGTTCTACCCGGGCCACGGCAAGGACAGCACCCTGGGTGCCGAACGCCCCGCCCTCCCCCAGTGGAAAGCAAGAGGCTGGTAA
- a CDS encoding VTT domain-containing protein, whose amino-acid sequence MTQWLAQIGELPVLLLMGTLGLVMLFDAVPLLGVLVPGDVAILAAVGVGRPATGLATFAAVLVGCLAGWSLSFLVGRRYAEQLRRSRVGGWIGETRWAAAEGILRRGGGRMMVVAPFLPVFNALLPLAAGGLRMSYRRFLGCATLGAAAWAGLYLALGTASRSLAGLLPGAPSPLLITMAVGLVLASVVLLGARRRLFALG is encoded by the coding sequence ATGACGCAATGGCTGGCCCAGATCGGTGAACTGCCCGTTCTGCTGCTGATGGGCACGCTCGGGCTCGTCATGCTCTTCGATGCCGTACCCCTGCTGGGTGTCCTGGTCCCCGGTGACGTGGCGATCCTCGCCGCCGTCGGGGTGGGTCGCCCGGCCACCGGGCTGGCCACCTTCGCCGCCGTCCTGGTCGGCTGCCTGGCCGGCTGGTCGCTGAGTTTCCTGGTCGGCCGCCGCTACGCCGAGCAGCTACGACGCAGCCGGGTCGGCGGCTGGATCGGCGAGACGCGCTGGGCGGCGGCGGAGGGGATCCTGCGTCGCGGCGGCGGCCGGATGATGGTCGTCGCCCCGTTCCTGCCCGTGTTCAACGCGCTGCTTCCGCTGGCCGCCGGTGGGCTGCGGATGTCGTACCGTCGATTCCTCGGTTGCGCCACGCTCGGCGCGGCCGCCTGGGCCGGTCTCTACCTCGCGCTGGGCACCGCGTCGCGGTCCCTCGCCGGGTTGCTGCCCGGTGCGCCCAGCCCGCTGCTGATCACGATGGCGGTCGGGTTGGTGCTGGCTTCCGTCGTGTTGCTGGGGGCGCGGCGGCGGCTGTTTGCTCTTGGTTAG
- a CDS encoding 50S ribosomal protein L11 methyltransferase — protein MTGAAANALTELEREIDAPGAGLDRLRLVPTPFVPEVRLHLAEDAIVWWARMEASAGHALPAPYWASAWAGGQALARHLLDHPELAAGRRVLDLAAGSGLVAIAAALAGATQVIANDIDPYAVAAVTLNARANQVAVDAVGDDLLDSGDAEADLVVAGDVFYDRAMADRMLPFLERIAAAGAEVLVGDPGREHLPADRLTVLADYPVPTTEPSVDSSLRRVQVLRPV, from the coding sequence ATGACGGGTGCCGCAGCCAACGCGCTGACCGAGCTGGAGCGCGAGATCGACGCTCCCGGGGCCGGCCTGGACCGGCTCCGGCTGGTCCCCACCCCGTTCGTCCCCGAGGTGCGGCTGCACCTGGCCGAGGACGCCATCGTCTGGTGGGCTCGGATGGAGGCCAGCGCCGGACACGCCCTGCCGGCGCCGTACTGGGCCTCCGCCTGGGCGGGAGGCCAGGCTCTGGCCCGACACCTCCTGGACCACCCGGAGCTGGCCGCCGGTCGCCGGGTGCTCGACCTCGCCGCCGGGTCGGGACTGGTCGCCATCGCGGCCGCACTTGCCGGCGCCACCCAGGTGATCGCCAACGACATCGACCCGTACGCCGTCGCCGCCGTCACGCTCAACGCCCGCGCCAACCAGGTCGCCGTCGACGCCGTCGGGGACGACCTGCTCGACAGCGGTGACGCGGAGGCCGACCTCGTCGTCGCCGGGGACGTCTTCTACGACCGGGCGATGGCCGACCGGATGCTGCCGTTCCTGGAACGGATCGCCGCCGCCGGCGCCGAGGTGCTGGTCGGTGACCCCGGCCGGGAGCACCTGCCGGCGGACCGACTGACGGTGCTCGCCGACTATCCGGTGCCCACCACCGAACCGTCGGTCGACTCGTCACTACGCCGGGTGCAGGTGCTGCGACCCGTCTGA
- a CDS encoding cold-shock protein encodes MATGTVKWFNSEKGFGFIEQDGGGPDVFVHYSAIATSGYRELNEGQKVEFEVTQGQKGPQADNVRPM; translated from the coding sequence ATGGCAACCGGCACGGTTAAGTGGTTCAACTCGGAAAAGGGCTTCGGCTTCATCGAGCAGGACGGTGGAGGGCCGGACGTGTTCGTCCACTACTCCGCCATCGCGACGAGCGGCTACCGGGAGCTCAACGAGGGCCAGAAGGTCGAGTTCGAGGTGACCCAGGGGCAGAAGGGTCCGCAGGCGGACAACGTCCGCCCGATGTAG
- a CDS encoding MFS transporter gives MTTATRSGPTPVRTAGGLLRHRDFRLLWAGQAVSSVGSNVTTVALPLVAVAVLDAATFQVAVLTAAAWVPWLLIGLPAGAWVDRLPRRSVMVVCDLFCAVAFLSVPLAAVLGRLTVTQLLVVALSAGAARVFFETADQVYLPVLLRPEQLPEGNAKLQATQTASYVVGPGLAGLIAQLTGAVAALVLDALTFLASAALLLRIRTPEPRVRRADRSRSLRQDIAEGLRFVVRDPYLRVLTAFGAASNFGLSGYQAVLVVFLVRELRLEPGLIGALVGVMSAGGIIGALVATRVARRCGSARALLIGGALAGPPALLIPLAAPGIGLTWPAVGGLLIGLGVAIGNVVKGAFRQTYTPHHVLGRVTVSMQLLNYGTIPLAAVLAGAIGARYGVGTAIVVMTAWQAVTPLILLIGPLRRRRDLPAAPAAS, from the coding sequence GTGACCACCGCCACCCGCAGTGGCCCGACGCCCGTCCGCACGGCCGGCGGGCTGCTGCGGCACCGCGACTTCCGGCTGCTCTGGGCCGGCCAGGCCGTCAGCAGCGTCGGCAGCAACGTCACCACGGTCGCGCTGCCACTGGTCGCGGTCGCCGTCCTCGACGCCGCCACCTTCCAGGTCGCGGTGCTCACCGCCGCCGCCTGGGTGCCCTGGCTGCTGATCGGCCTGCCCGCCGGCGCGTGGGTGGACCGGCTGCCCCGTCGCTCGGTGATGGTGGTGTGCGACCTGTTCTGCGCGGTGGCGTTCCTCAGTGTGCCGCTGGCCGCCGTGCTGGGTCGGCTCACCGTGACGCAACTGCTGGTGGTCGCTCTCAGCGCCGGTGCCGCGCGAGTCTTCTTCGAGACCGCCGACCAGGTGTACCTGCCGGTGCTGCTGCGGCCCGAGCAACTACCCGAGGGCAACGCGAAGCTCCAGGCGACGCAGACCGCCAGCTACGTCGTCGGGCCCGGCCTCGCCGGCTTGATCGCCCAGCTCACCGGTGCCGTCGCCGCCCTCGTGTTGGACGCGCTCACGTTCCTCGCCTCGGCGGCCCTGCTGCTGCGGATCCGCACGCCAGAACCGCGCGTACGCCGGGCGGACCGGTCCCGGTCACTGCGTCAGGACATCGCCGAGGGGCTGCGCTTCGTCGTCCGGGACCCGTACCTGCGGGTGCTGACGGCCTTCGGCGCGGCCAGCAACTTCGGGCTGAGCGGCTACCAGGCGGTCCTGGTGGTCTTCCTGGTCCGCGAACTGCGCCTCGAACCCGGTCTGATCGGTGCGCTGGTCGGGGTGATGAGTGCCGGAGGGATCATCGGGGCCCTGGTGGCCACCAGGGTGGCCCGGCGCTGCGGCAGCGCACGAGCCCTGCTGATCGGGGGTGCTCTCGCCGGCCCGCCGGCACTGCTCATCCCGCTCGCCGCGCCCGGCATCGGACTGACCTGGCCGGCGGTCGGCGGTCTGCTGATCGGCCTCGGCGTGGCGATCGGCAACGTGGTCAAGGGGGCCTTCCGGCAGACCTACACGCCGCACCACGTGCTGGGCCGGGTGACGGTGAGCATGCAGCTGCTCAACTACGGCACCATCCCGCTGGCGGCCGTGCTGGCCGGTGCGATCGGGGCGCGCTACGGCGTCGGGACAGCGATAGTCGTGATGACCGCCTGGCAGGCGGTCACCCCGTTGATCCTGTTGATCGGGCCACTCCGAAGGCGGCGGGACCTGCCCGCCGCCCCGGCGGCGTCTTGA
- a CDS encoding metalloregulator ArsR/SmtB family transcription factor, translating to MESPDVRQITDSRALAAMAHPLRRRLMDVLKVHGPSTVGLLAERTDQAPANVSHHLKVLAAADLVTEAPELARDRRERWWRLVTRGLRWSNTDFDNDPAARVVADAATSLNLDRHVALARAWHATDEATQAAWEDAPFSTDHWLHLTPGELAELSREVIDLLARWANRDLPDDDADRQPVFVFVHGVPARP from the coding sequence ATGGAGAGTCCCGACGTACGCCAGATCACCGACTCGCGGGCGCTGGCCGCCATGGCCCACCCGCTGCGCCGCCGCCTGATGGACGTGCTCAAGGTGCACGGCCCCTCCACCGTCGGTCTGCTCGCCGAGCGCACCGACCAGGCGCCGGCGAACGTGAGCCACCACCTCAAGGTCCTCGCCGCCGCGGACCTGGTCACCGAGGCGCCCGAGCTGGCCCGCGACCGGCGCGAGCGGTGGTGGCGGCTGGTCACCCGAGGACTGCGCTGGTCCAACACCGACTTCGACAACGACCCGGCCGCCCGGGTGGTCGCCGACGCCGCCACCTCGCTCAACCTCGACCGGCACGTCGCCCTGGCCCGCGCGTGGCACGCCACCGACGAGGCCACCCAGGCCGCCTGGGAGGACGCGCCGTTCTCCACCGACCACTGGCTGCACCTCACGCCCGGCGAACTGGCCGAGCTGAGCCGCGAGGTGATCGACCTCCTCGCCCGCTGGGCCAACCGGGACCTGCCCGACGACGACGCCGACCGCCAGCCCGTCTTCGTGTTCGTCCACGGTGTACCGGCCCGACCGTGA
- a CDS encoding CocE/NonD family hydrolase — MPDRLVARLAAAALRLPPTRPGPVRLTRAIPVRARDGVVLRTDHYAPAARGAPTVLIRTPYGRGGPLRLLGRLLAARGLHAVIQSCRGTDGSGGTFAPLVHERDDGVDTLDWLRRQPWWAGQLGMFGVSYQGFAQWALAADADADLRAMVAVVTASATRDSTYAGESFALDTVLTWAELLHAQTVPWLARQWELKRGQPRLAAALRHLPLVDADRVATGVTIPFFQEWLRHHDPDAVYWRTRVFADRVARVRAPVAMVTGWHDIFLPAQLDDYATLRAAGAQPRLVIGPWTHGSPGLFVAALREGLAWLDEHLAAAQPAGRRPQRHVCAPVRLYVGGPGGGWRNLPDWPPPAVQTAWHLHPGGELAARPPVESAPDEFRYDPADPTPSAGGPLLVAQRAGPVDNRHVEARPDVLTYTSAPLTGPVEVIGPVRAEIHVRAELPHLDVFVRLCDVDRRGRSWNVCDGLVRVTPEHFPTDPDGVRRVPVPLWPTAYRFAAGHRLRVQVAGGAHPRWARNPGTGEPLGTAVTLRAGWRQVLHDPPHPSALLLPIVHSAPAEPPI, encoded by the coding sequence GTGCCGGACCGGCTCGTCGCCCGCCTCGCTGCCGCCGCGCTCCGGCTGCCACCGACCCGTCCCGGTCCGGTGCGGCTAACCCGCGCCATCCCGGTCCGGGCCCGCGACGGTGTGGTGCTGCGCACCGACCACTACGCCCCGGCGGCCCGGGGCGCGCCGACCGTCCTGATCCGCACCCCGTACGGGCGGGGTGGACCGCTGCGGCTGCTCGGCCGGCTGCTCGCCGCCCGGGGCCTGCATGCGGTGATCCAGTCCTGCCGGGGCACCGACGGCTCCGGGGGCACCTTCGCCCCGCTCGTCCACGAGCGCGACGACGGAGTGGACACCCTGGACTGGCTGCGCCGGCAACCCTGGTGGGCCGGCCAGCTGGGCATGTTCGGGGTCAGCTACCAGGGCTTCGCGCAGTGGGCGCTGGCCGCCGACGCCGACGCCGACCTCCGCGCGATGGTCGCCGTGGTGACCGCATCGGCCACCCGGGATTCGACGTACGCGGGGGAGTCCTTCGCGCTGGACACGGTGCTGACCTGGGCGGAGCTGCTGCACGCGCAGACCGTGCCGTGGCTGGCCCGGCAGTGGGAGCTCAAGCGTGGGCAACCCCGGCTCGCCGCCGCGCTGCGGCACCTGCCGTTGGTGGACGCCGACCGGGTGGCCACCGGCGTGACCATTCCGTTCTTCCAGGAGTGGCTGCGCCACCACGACCCGGACGCCGTCTACTGGCGGACCCGTGTCTTCGCCGACCGGGTGGCCCGGGTGCGGGCACCGGTGGCCATGGTCACCGGCTGGCACGACATCTTCCTGCCCGCCCAGCTCGACGACTACGCCACCCTGCGCGCCGCCGGAGCGCAGCCGCGCCTGGTGATCGGCCCGTGGACGCACGGCAGCCCCGGACTGTTCGTGGCCGCCCTGCGGGAGGGGTTGGCCTGGCTGGACGAGCACCTCGCGGCCGCGCAACCGGCGGGCCGACGCCCGCAACGCCACGTCTGCGCCCCGGTACGGCTGTACGTGGGCGGTCCCGGCGGCGGGTGGCGGAACCTGCCGGACTGGCCGCCCCCGGCGGTGCAGACCGCGTGGCACCTGCATCCGGGTGGTGAGCTGGCGGCGCGCCCGCCGGTCGAGTCGGCGCCGGACGAGTTCCGGTACGACCCGGCCGACCCGACCCCGTCGGCGGGTGGCCCGCTGCTCGTCGCCCAGCGGGCCGGCCCGGTGGACAACCGGCACGTCGAGGCCCGCCCCGACGTGCTGACCTACACCAGCGCCCCACTGACCGGCCCGGTCGAGGTGATCGGCCCGGTCCGCGCCGAGATCCACGTCCGCGCCGAGCTGCCGCACCTGGACGTCTTCGTTCGACTGTGCGACGTGGACCGTCGGGGGCGCTCGTGGAACGTGTGCGACGGGCTGGTGCGAGTCACCCCCGAGCACTTTCCGACCGACCCTGACGGCGTGCGGCGGGTGCCGGTGCCGCTCTGGCCGACCGCGTACCGGTTCGCCGCCGGACACCGACTGCGGGTGCAGGTCGCCGGCGGCGCCCACCCGCGCTGGGCGCGCAACCCCGGCACCGGCGAACCCCTCGGCACGGCGGTGACGCTGCGTGCCGGCTGGCGGCAGGTTCTGCATGACCCCCCGCATCCCTCGGCACTGCTGTTGCCGATTGTCCACTCTGCCCCGGCCGAACCTCCAATCTGA
- a CDS encoding MarR family transcriptional regulator produces the protein MYRRRDTRREQLVAEITNNLRRYAADAQQVGHAFANLHGLNPTDLQALIAVMDAELLGEPITPGRLGEHLNLSSGSVTALIDRLERAGHIRRDRDTADRRKVLLHYADQGAALAMAFFQPLGARTDTVMDRFGDDELEIVHRFMAEMGESLREHRDAVRAARPEPPRRPTG, from the coding sequence ATGTACCGGCGGCGCGACACGCGCCGCGAGCAGCTGGTCGCGGAGATCACCAACAACCTCCGGCGGTACGCGGCGGACGCCCAGCAGGTCGGTCACGCCTTCGCCAACCTGCACGGGCTCAACCCGACCGACCTGCAGGCGTTGATCGCCGTGATGGACGCCGAGCTGCTCGGTGAGCCGATCACCCCCGGCCGCCTCGGCGAGCACCTCAACCTCTCCTCCGGCTCGGTCACCGCCCTGATCGACCGGCTCGAACGGGCCGGTCACATCCGGCGGGACCGGGACACCGCCGACCGGCGCAAGGTGCTGCTGCACTACGCCGACCAGGGCGCCGCCCTGGCCATGGCGTTCTTCCAGCCCCTGGGCGCGCGTACCGACACGGTGATGGACCGCTTCGGCGACGACGAGCTGGAGATCGTGCACCGGTTCATGGCGGAGATGGGCGAGTCGCTGCGCGAGCACCGCGACGCGGTACGCGCCGCCCGTCCCGAGCCGCCCCGCCGCCCGACGGGCTGA
- a CDS encoding efflux RND transporter permease subunit, protein MSVFTRVARGRLAAWLTVAAAIVVAAIVFGTPQPDNPAPVSATGLSAQWQSTQVQRLQDQLPTSDVQPAIVVVSRSDGGALSEADRAGVDARAGDLRRFAAGGQVSPAQVSPDGTVALVAVPVDTAGGQEAVTATVSELRTALADLPAGLTADVTGSPAFTADLSSVFDGADVTLLAVTAAVVAVLLLITYRSPFLWIVPLAVVAATEQITLRAVDTLVPAVGINLQQGQVTGIASVLVFGAATDYALLLIARYREELRRAEDRFAAMRAALRRTAEPILASGGTVVLGVLTLLLSEQETNRALAVACATGVVFAMLSALFVLPAVLVLFGRGLFWPFVPRVGGPAREGRLWGRLGAAVERRPVVVAVLATVLLGGLALGGLGIRTGLSETEQFRAQPEAVTGAQTLARSFPAGSTQPVAVLTTPAAVRAVTAAAAAVPGVASARPGDVGEAVAQVDVVLDAEPGTTASDRAIEALREAVAAVPGSAPPAAAGADAPSGAIVGGSVAATYDSDEANDRDLRLILPIILLLVGAVLVLLLRGLLAPLLLVLTVIASFFASLGAAWLLFDHVLDFPALDSGVLLLAFVFLVALGVDYNIFLVTRAREDARSVGTREGMLSALRVTGGVITSAGVLLAAVFAVLGVLPLITLTQIGIIVCIGVLLDTLLVRTVVVPALAFLLGERFWWPGRITRDPVPATPRSPEPLATHD, encoded by the coding sequence ATGTCTGTGTTCACCAGAGTCGCCCGAGGCCGGTTGGCCGCCTGGCTCACCGTGGCCGCGGCGATCGTCGTCGCCGCGATCGTGTTCGGGACACCCCAGCCGGACAACCCGGCACCGGTCTCGGCCACCGGCCTGTCCGCGCAGTGGCAGTCGACCCAGGTGCAGCGCCTCCAGGACCAGCTGCCCACAAGCGACGTGCAGCCGGCCATCGTGGTGGTCAGCCGCAGCGACGGCGGCGCGCTGAGCGAGGCCGACCGGGCCGGTGTCGACGCCCGCGCCGGCGACCTGCGCCGCTTCGCGGCGGGCGGGCAGGTCAGCCCCGCCCAGGTCTCCCCGGACGGCACTGTCGCCCTGGTCGCCGTGCCGGTCGACACCGCAGGCGGGCAGGAGGCCGTCACCGCGACGGTGAGCGAGCTGCGCACCGCGCTGGCGGACCTGCCCGCCGGCCTGACCGCTGACGTGACCGGTTCCCCCGCCTTCACGGCCGACCTCTCCTCGGTGTTCGACGGCGCCGACGTCACCCTGCTCGCGGTGACCGCCGCCGTCGTGGCGGTGCTGCTGCTGATCACCTACCGCAGCCCGTTCCTGTGGATCGTGCCGCTGGCCGTGGTCGCGGCGACCGAACAGATCACCCTGCGCGCGGTGGACACCCTCGTGCCGGCCGTCGGCATCAACCTCCAGCAGGGCCAGGTCACCGGCATCGCCAGCGTGCTGGTCTTCGGCGCCGCCACCGACTACGCCCTGCTGCTCATCGCCCGCTACCGGGAGGAGTTGCGGCGTGCGGAGGATCGCTTCGCGGCGATGCGCGCCGCGCTGCGCCGAACCGCCGAGCCCATCCTGGCCAGCGGCGGCACCGTGGTGCTCGGCGTCCTCACCCTGCTGCTCAGCGAGCAGGAGACCAACCGGGCACTGGCGGTGGCCTGCGCCACCGGTGTGGTCTTCGCCATGCTCTCGGCCCTGTTCGTGCTCCCCGCCGTCCTGGTGCTGTTCGGCAGGGGCCTGTTCTGGCCGTTCGTCCCCCGCGTCGGTGGCCCGGCCCGGGAGGGTCGGCTCTGGGGGCGGCTCGGCGCCGCCGTGGAACGCCGCCCGGTGGTGGTCGCCGTGCTGGCCACAGTGCTGCTCGGCGGTCTGGCCCTGGGTGGTCTCGGGATCCGCACCGGCCTGTCCGAGACCGAGCAGTTCCGGGCCCAACCCGAGGCGGTGACCGGCGCGCAGACGCTGGCCCGGTCGTTCCCCGCCGGCAGCACGCAACCCGTGGCCGTGCTCACCACCCCCGCGGCGGTGCGGGCGGTCACCGCCGCCGCCGCCGCCGTGCCCGGCGTCGCCTCGGCGCGCCCCGGCGACGTCGGCGAGGCCGTTGCCCAGGTCGACGTGGTCCTGGACGCCGAGCCCGGCACCACCGCCTCGGACCGCGCGATCGAGGCGCTGCGCGAGGCGGTGGCCGCCGTTCCCGGCTCCGCTCCCCCGGCCGCCGCCGGCGCGGACGCGCCCTCCGGGGCGATCGTCGGTGGCTCCGTGGCCGCCACCTACGACTCCGACGAGGCCAACGACCGCGACCTACGACTGATCCTGCCGATCATCCTGCTGTTGGTCGGCGCGGTGCTCGTGCTCCTGCTACGCGGGCTGCTCGCACCGTTGCTGCTGGTGCTCACCGTGATCGCGTCGTTCTTCGCCAGCCTCGGCGCGGCGTGGCTGCTCTTCGACCACGTGTTGGACTTCCCGGCGCTCGACAGCGGCGTCCTGCTGCTCGCCTTCGTGTTCCTGGTGGCGCTCGGCGTGGACTACAACATCTTCCTGGTCACCCGGGCTCGGGAGGACGCGCGCAGCGTGGGCACCCGCGAAGGAATGCTCTCCGCCCTTCGGGTCACCGGTGGAGTGATCACCAGCGCCGGGGTGCTGCTCGCCGCGGTCTTCGCAGTGCTCGGCGTGCTGCCGCTGATCACACTGACCCAGATCGGCATCATCGTCTGCATCGGCGTCCTGCTGGACACCCTGCTGGTCCGCACGGTCGTGGTGCCGGCCCTGGCGTTCCTGCTCGGTGAGCGCTTCTGGTGGCCCGGCCGGATCACCCGCGACCCCGTGCCGGCCACCCCGAGGTCACCGGAGCCACTCGCCACTCACGACTGA